The following proteins are encoded in a genomic region of Garra rufa chromosome 22, GarRuf1.0, whole genome shotgun sequence:
- the LOC141297540 gene encoding fatty acid desaturase 6-like gives MQDIPEKRRDTGSPRGPASRDGEGHGDTERDWDAAQGKQKADAERETLMMELTRLVQKSVKESSWWERRGIDCSILTAAFISLPAGFLLLGSSQPLYFLLGVLIMGVAHAVITVKGTHLASHGALSESPAWANFWAVFFIEVR, from the exons ATGCAGGACATCCCAGAGAAGAGGAGAGACACCGGCAGCCCGCGAGGACCCGCGTCCCGGGATGGCGAAGGACACGGGGACACGGAGCGGGACTGGGACGCAGCGCAGGGGAAGCAGAAAGCGGACGCGGAGCGGGAGACGCTGATGATGGAGCTCACACGCCTGGTGCAGAAGAGTGTGAAAGAGAGCAGCTGGTGGGAGAGGAGAGGAATAGACTGCAGCATCCTAACCGCAGCCTTCATCAGTTTACCGGCAG GGTTTCTGTTGTTGGGTTCGTCTCAGCCGCTGTACTTCCTGTTGGGTGTGCTGATAATGGGCGTGGCTCATGCTGTCATCACCGTTAAAGGGACACACCTGGCCAGTCACGGCGCTCTCAGCGAATCTCCAGCCTGGGCCAATTTTTGGGCTGTCTTCTTCATCGAAGTGAGatga